The Miscanthus floridulus cultivar M001 chromosome 6, ASM1932011v1, whole genome shotgun sequence genomic interval tcagggaggtcgcagggtactgttttgcaggtgcacagggtacggtccctggtatagcggtttgacttgtgcgtcctgccttactttctccgtccgttttctggtccttaccgagcgggcgtccccgatcggttggtcctagtcggctctgattgtgccagtcggagaggagttgtaagcaaaggttcggtgcgttcccggtcggagaagcgggtcggaatCGGAAGCGGTGTCTTgttcaggccttccggtcggagagaccgtccggtggcgggctggagaccgaagcgagcgttCCGATCGGAGAGATGGGACGGGGTcagaagcgggcgtcgttcctcctcggccaggctttCCGGTCGGAAATTGGATCGCCCCTCTGGTCTgctgtttaggtatttgggccggtccAAGAGTTACGCGTTGGTTCGCGACGTTGTCTGTTTGGCTAAGCTTTTGCTGAAAAGCCGGTCCACGAGGAACCCGAGTTTATGACAGCACAAAGGAAGGGCAGCTGGGCAAGGCGTGCAGGTGGGGTCGTCGTTGCATGCACAGGCCGCGAGCGCGAGCTGGATGGCCGATCAATCCTCGCTCTCGCGGCGGCCACGTGTCAGGTCAGCCTCAGCTATGGTCGCCGCCTCGCCTCGCAGTCGCAGATCTTTGCCGTACACATAGGCGGCTTTGTTTATGTAATCCAATTTGGTTAGTACGCCCTCCTGGCACTTGAttaagggtgcgtttagatccaaaaaattttagattttggctcactgtagcatttcgtttgtatttggtaattagtgtctaattatgaactaattaggttcaaaagtttcgtctcgcgatttctcgaccaactgtgtaattagtttttttttcgtctacatttaatacttcatgcatgtgccgcaagattcgatgtgacagttactatgcaaaattttttggcgaCTAAACCGGGCCTAACCAACATAGGCCGCCGTAGCTGGGCTAGCTAGGGATCAGTAACCCACGCGGGCTGGGGGGCTGGGCCTGCGCTGTGGGCCCCGCAACAGCTACTGATTCGGGAAGCGTGACTCTTTTTTAACAGTAGCAGCAGCGCGCAGGCACGCACAGCCGTGGCGTGGTtttctgagagagagagagggtcttGGTGTGCTAAATTCTGCATCTTGAGGCAGAGGCGTGGAGGATGTCGTGGTAGCGGACTCCCACCCATCCCGAGAGGAGATGATGATGCGCTGGCTGCTCACCGTCACCGGGTTGTTTTCTCATCTCTCTCGTCCTCCGGTGAAATCAAGTGCGCCCAGGCCCAGGCTAAACGCCAATCGGCCCATATCTATATAGGAACAAAAGGGCCCAAACAGCGATGAAGCCGGACCGCGCCTGTCTAGATGGACCAGCTCTTTCTGCTCACATCACATGGGCCTCCGCTCACTGGCCCCAAAGCTTTGAGCCCTTACTTTTCGCACATCAGGTCAGGCCTGACTCCAtccaagacaaaaaaaaaagaacttcaCTGTTCCTGTAATGGCATTTGTTAAACCACAATGTTCCCATAATACGGGACTGAAAGTGCCAGTTATTAAACCTCACTGTTCCTGTAATGACCTCAGCAGTCCTTTATGCACACTAATGCACTCATAAAGAAGGGAAAAAAACATCTATCTCCACAAGGAAAAGTTGCACACGCAGCACCACACACGGAGCGGAACACGTCACTTGACACGATCGAGCAAACATCACTGATCCAACCGTGTGCTGAGGCGTCTTGTTCAAGCGCCGAAGGCTTTCATGGGGTCCTTGGGGTCGATCTCGTGGAACAGGGGGAGGTCGGATGGGAGCCTCTCCTGGCTGAAACCGATGCTCGCCAGCCTCTTCACCACCTCGTCGAACAGGATCTTGTTTCCTGCCGGCGTGAAGTGGAGCCCGTCGCTGCATCGTGGCATCAAAATGTTATCCCAGGCTTTCGCTTTGAAGAATACACTAATAATCAGGACTGTAATCCATTCATTACCGATTTAGAATCACAATTGTTTTCCAGGTAAGAAATTAGAAACGCAGCATTATTATTTACAAATACAAAAACACCGGTGCTACCAGGTACATACCATCACTAAAAAGGAAAATCAACTGAACTACATCCTGAAAGTTTCCttctacaaatttccaaacaGCATTACAAGAACAAAGCCTACTGATCTTAGCAAGTCGTAGCAACAGCcaacagaaaaataaaaaatgtgcATAAGTTCCTCCACCTTCCCTATCACGTCTGGAAATATTCAGTGCACAGTGCTATGGTGTGGGAAAGAAATGTAAACAACCTAAAAACTAGACACGCAAAAATAGTAACTATGTGTGTTCTATCCATCTGAGGATGCAGAATTTTACTTGACACCGCAGAAGCTCTAGAAAAACAAGGTCACacatctcaaaaaaaaaaggtcATGGAATTCATTATCTTATAATATTCAGGTATGTAATGTTACTTGGCCCTAGCCTTTGACGTCGTGGACTCATGGAGTCGTGGTGTTTCAAGTATAGCACCTATAATCTGCACAACAGAGAATCAAGTTCGATGACCTCTGTCTATCATTTTTCTTATTGTCTCAGGTGTACACATGAAAATACGACATCTTCACTCAACTTGAAATTTCGTATTTCAGATATGGGGGTCGCATAGTTTCTATGTAACAGCCTACCCTAGTTGACAAGCTTTTGTGTGCAACTAAACCATTATCTGATTGACTATTCCAGAACCACCGAGGTATGCAGCTGATAACACAAAAGGGAATAAAAATAACTGCTGCTCAGCGCATCTGGATCTTGCATTGGTCATAGAGGTAATTGAAATATATGCTTACCTCAGTGCAGATGTTTGCCAATCTGGAAATTCCTGCATCTTCGTCCAGATGTCTATAACTGGATGATTCAATTCTGTGGCAACAGCTATGCATGCCTGAGCATAAGCGCCAGCAGCCTCATTGCTTCTTTCTGGTTGGCGTGAAGGGTCGTCTTCTCCATACATGTCCCTGCATAAGGAGCCAAGGACAATCAGTGTGGCTGGCTTCAAAACTACTTTAGTGAAAAGTGCAATTTGCACTGCATGCTTGAAGAAGCCATTAGGTCAGACAAGGAAATCGTATCACTGGACATGTGCATAAACACAGAGATAAGTACTTTAGTGAAAAGTGCAATTTGCACTCGATGCTTGAAGAAGTCACTAGATCAGTCCAGGTAATTGGATTACTGGACATGTCAAGAAATACAGGTATAAACAATCCAGCATTCTAGAATGCACATAATTTGAACGGAAAATAGGCAGCATTCAAGGAATCCTATCCCATGGATTCTAGGGAAAAATACATGTAGGTCCAAAATAAGCATGTTGACTCCCTCAATAGATACAATGAACTCGGCCACTTTGGTTAAACTTTACTGAATAAAACTGCTACTATAGGCTTGCCCCTTGCGTAATGaagtattttcctttttttcctcccCTCGAGATATGTGTACAAATATTAGCATATACAGAAAGAGGGCTATGACATAGTGACATATACTGTTATGACTTACGAGAAGAAGCAACATGAATGTCATATGTGCATAGCAACTAAAATGGCAATATGGTGATCACCAAAAGGCATCCACAGGACTCATAAACTTATCTGCAGTTGCTGATAGATTCTCGTCATAAAGTTATGCACAGTAGATATACAAAAGTGGTGTTTTCTCTTTACCGACTATTGCAGGTTCGTAGAACGGTGGCAGAGTGAtaagtagcagtagcagtatGGATCTAAATGCTGACAACTTTTCTGACTTACTGAAAGCAGCAGTGTGCATGGATGCAATTCACTATCGAACTGGCAAACTGCAGATAGTGGAATTTATAGTATCATACTAGCATGCCATGACCGCAAAGCAGGGAGGGATGGCATATATGCGTCGCAGCAAAAGGTAAACAAAATGGGGGCCAGCATGTGAAAGGCACCCAATGATTTGATTTTGCTATGATCGGCCACCAGATTCCCCTCAGAAAGCTAAGATCAGTAGAGCGAATAGAGTGTGATACCGGTGGATTGATTTGATTTGTACTTTTGTAGTATCTTCAGAGTGGATCTATTTGTTTACCGGATTCTCGCTGGTTCATAAATCGGTGGGggagtgatgagtatgatagcaGTGGAGGGCCATCGCTCCTGCGATCGAAGAACCAAACGACGAATAAATGAGCGACGAATCCAACATATCCGAATCCGAGAATCGCATCAAGCGTAGGCCGCAACTTATATATAAACCATAAGTCCATAACCATAACCTTGAAGGAGGCGCAGATGGCGCGGAGGTTGCTCTGGTACTCCTGGAGCGTCACGTGCTGGTGCGCCTGCACCTGGTCGGGCAGCGAGGCGTCGTTGGCGCCGAAGAAGACGGTCACCGCCGCCGGGTCCGCGCCCGCGTCCGCCGCGCCCTCCATGGCCCGTGGCAGCACCTTGAGCGCCCACCGCGTGTTGTAGCCGCTCAACCCGCGCAGCACGACGTCCGCCTGACCAAAAAGCCCAGACACAGCCAGATCAGAATTCGCCACATCAAGGCCACGCACGCCCACGCTCAATCGCCACGCCGCCAGGGCCAATGGAGGAGCGCGCACGGCACGTACCTGGCGGGCGAAGCGGTCGGTGAGCGCGGCGCCCCATCCGCCGGACGCGAAGGACTGCTCGGTGATGGAGTCGCCGAAGAGCACCAACCGCGGCCGCATGTCGGGTTGCTTTGCTCGGATCGGGGAATCCACCGAGAGGGCTCGTTCGCTCGCTGACTGTGACTGGAGTACTGGACCGACGACTTCCGCCGCGAGATCCGAGAACAGGACTGCGAGCAGTGAGCACGGGGCGCTTCCCTTCTGATCTGATGCAGTTATTGGAGGCTCTAGGAGAGGACTGGCAGTGCAGTGGCGGCTGGGCTACCTCGTCATCTGGTCTCTCTGGGGCAGGTTTGGTGGCCGACTGGCCGTCCGTGATCTGGATGAGAAGGGAATCTTGGGTGAGTTCGTGAAGTCGTCGTGACGAATTTACAAATTGACTAGCCTCCAGCAGGCGCATCGTTATCACGAGTCCCTGACTTTTTAGCACAATCCAactcttgtttttcttttcagaaacaaagaaaataaaaTCTTTTTCCAAAAAGATAACAGTTGTTGTTCGAGCTTCACATGTAACCACACCAGCAATGATTTTATTCAGTTCCCTTGACAACTttttggtttggtttggtttgaatGTGTGGAAGTTTTATACATGTGTGGATGAAATGTAGTGTGGCTATTTTTGAAAGAGAGAGAAGATGAGGTGTAtacgttttcaaaaaaaaaaaaaaagagagcggATAAAATGTCGGTGAAACATCAATAGAATTTCCAAACATTACTTCTAGATTTAGACACCTTTATTTAGTCCAGTTTTCAATGGATGGAAGCATATATAGCACTATTTTCTCTTATATAGTTATATATTATGATGGATATATTTTTTAGAAAACCTTAAAGGTATTGAACACTAGTTTCGATATTTTGTCGCAAAGTTCTTTCAATTTTATAGCATCACTATAATTATTAGGGCTCGGAAGAGTCCCCTATGTAGTAGAAAGATCAGCGTGCGTTGCCCTAGAGTAGAAGAAAGACAATGTGCGCGTTAGTGATAGACACATGGGCGTAGCGACCGGCCAGCACACATGTCGAGTGATGTGTTATTGTAACGATATCCTTTTCTTTAAATGCCTTAGTTTTTTGAGTGAAAACGGCGGTGTAACTTAATGCTATTAAGTTAGTGTCGGTATAGAAAGTGGTCAACTAGTAaaaatttgtagttttgctgtacgtggTGATCGGTTGTGGCCTAAtgctcaatgacacatgatttatactggttcgggcaacgtgccctacgtccaatcggggtcggtcggtgactttattcctgagcccaggcgcTCGAAGCctgtagtaggggtacaaacgagagagagatgggggtgtacaagaggttcggttggctccgaccggaagggttgcggtcggaacttgatggtcctgcggttgtaagatgttgatgttgatctagtaagtctgagcttgaagaagtcgacttgggttcACTTGTCTGtgtttggagggagcgcatccccttttataaaagaaggggatggcttttcaagtgaaagggagagagagtacggacgtttctaagccttgttgcccacgccgaacCTCTATGCGTTTATCATAAAGATAAAAATCTAttcatgaagaatagaatatcAAGTATACATGACCAAGAAGATTAAATGTTGTGTTCTTTTTCCTTATGTGAGTTTTTATCTAAGTTTTTTTACACAAGGTTTTTAATAAGATAACATGTGCAATGCAATTAACGAATATGATGTACTGTGACCGTATTGATGATGTCTTTATCGACTTGTATTCTGAATCCGGGAGGGTATAATGTTATACTAGGTTCAGATAAAAGGAACCAAGATCAAAATAAATTTTTACCAGCAATGGAAAGGAGAGGAACAAAAGAGGGGGTAACAACAgagcaaggaaaaagaaaaaaatgatccTCTCTCACCTGCACTTGCACAGTACTAGCAGCTGCCTGCcttgcccccaccaccaccaccacaccgaaCCCCTCCCTGTTCCGCCTCCTCCGCCCCAAATCCCCGAATCCCCGCCTCCGATCTGCCGCCGTCCTCGATCCGCCGCAGCCGTTGACCCGCCCAGAATGGCCTCCGGGCCGCCCTCGCCGTCCGGCAAACCCTACTCCCGCAAATCTCACGCCAGCTCCAAGGCTCCCAGCATCCCCTCCTTCGACGCCCACAACGGCCCGCTCCTTCCCACCGTCACCTTCTCGCTGCCCTCCACGACCGCCTCCCGCCGGGAGCTGCGCCGCCGCCTCTCCGCCGAGCTCTCCCAGGTGCGCGCCGCCGCCAAGCGCCTCAACTCCCTCCCGGCTCCCGCCCCCTCCTCGGCGCTCTCCGCCACCGACCCCTCCACGCCGCTCCCGCCGCATCCGCCGGCGTCCAAGCACAAGTCCAAGAAGGGCGGGGGagccccgcacccgcacccgcacccgcacctcTCGGCGGAGGCGCGGCGCAAGCTTTACGCGCCCGTGTTCAAGACCTGCTCTGCGCTGCTCCAGAGGCTGATGAAGCACAAGCACAGCTGGGTGTTCAACAAGCCGGTAGACGCGAGCGCGCTTGGCCTGCACGACTACCATACAGTCATCACCAAGCCCATGGACCTCGGCACAGTCAAGTCAAAGCTAGGGGCCGGACAGTACAAGTCACCTCGGGAATTCGCAGGTGATGTGCGTCTGACGTTCCAGAATGCCATGACGTACAACCCGAAGGGGCAGGACGTGCACTTCATGGCCGAGCAGCTGCTGAACATGTTTGAGGAGAAGTGGCCAGAGATTGAGGCTGAGGTAGCTGAGCTATCACCACAGCCTCCCACACCGTCCTCAGCGGCACCCAGGAAGCCAAAGGAGATAGATAATTCTAGGGTATTAGAGAGGTCGGATTCCACAGTTCATGCTGCTGGGATGGAGGCTACCCTGAAGACACACACTGGCAGACCCCCAGTTTTAAAGAAGCCCAAGGCAAGGGAGCCCAATAAGAGGGATATGACATTCTGGGAGAAGCAGCGGCTTAGCAATAACCTCCAGGATTTGCCACCGGAGAAGCTAGACAATGTTGTTCAGATCATAAAGAAGAGGAACTTGTCACTCAGCCAGCATGACGATGAGATTGAGGTTGATATCGATAGCTTTGATGTTGAAACATTATGGGAGCTTGATAGATTTGTGACAAACTATAGGAAGAGTATAACTAAGAATAAGCGGAAGGCTGAGCTTGAGCTTTCTGCGGTAAGGCCGGATGAAGCTGATCCTGATCAGGAGCCAGAGAAGGTAGAACATGCGAGGCAGGACGAGCCAGATCAGGATCAAATTCCTGCAGTACAAGAGCCGGTATGATTATGGTTGATAGTATTCGGTGCCATCACTAAATTTTATGGAATATAGCACGTGCGGTTCTTACTGTTGTCTTTCCGTTACAGATTCCTGAACCAGAAGCAGTCGATGTTGAGCTACCTAAGGAAAATGCAGCAGGTGGGCCAGTAGTGTGTCTTTAGACCATTGTTATGATTGCTATATTCGTCATTTTCTGTTTAAGAAAAGAACAAATGTATCATTATAATCATTCTTGTAATGCAACAGTCGTTTCTTATTATAATCCATTATCACTGTGAAAAAACAACTAACTTTACTCAAACTACAGATGACAATGAGAGATTTGTGGGTGAATCATCACCTGGTCATTTGGAAGATCAGAAGGGAGAGAATGCTGGTAGATCAAGTAGTTCTGGAAGCTCTAGCAGTGACTCGGGGTCATCCTCTAGTGGTAAATGTTCTCTTATTTTAAGATATTGTAACAAGAAAACTTTTGGATTctgtatttttcttttataatcgTTTGGTTTGGAAATATTTGGAGAACACATGAATTTACCTTAAGAAACATTTGCAGATACGGACTCAGATAGTTCATCAGCAGATGGTTCTGATGCTGGCATGCTGCACAATCACCCAGAACGTAGCATCTATAGGCCAGGTATATTCTGCATTAACGCAGCAATCATTTGCATTTAATGTCCAATAACTTTGGTAAATTCTTCAAAATCAGATAaccttttttttttggatttgcAAACCACTATAACTTCCAAGTGCGCAGAGAAAAAATCATGTCCTTTATGGAACTAGCTTTATTAGTTCCTTGCTTTTTCTAGAGAGCTTTTGGGTGTAACTTTCTTGTCTGACTTACAGAGGATGCTAATGTTTCTGGTTGTTAAGCTCACATGAGCAAGCCAAATTCATCTTCTGGCTCACTTATTGTATTTTGCTCACCCATGAATCTTAATATTTTATCCCTTTTTCTAGCTGCATaagcttttttttaaaaaaaactcgaAGTCGGAAGACCAATGTGATACCTTATGCCGTTGTATAAGTTTATATATACACTAGCGAAAATGTAACTCATTGGCTTCGTCCTCTAGTTCTTTGCACAGAACATGGGTAAGAAATAAATGTGTAGTCTTGGTGGTGACTTGCTTGGTTGTTCTGACTAGGGCACATGAAAGAATAGCCTCTGTTGTTGGCTTGTAAGTAAAATCAAGTAGTGCTTATAATTTCTATAATCAGTGACGTTGATCTACTGAATAAAAGTAACTATGGTTTGACTAGAGTCTCTGTTCGCATGATTTAATGTGATAAGGCTTTTACTACTGCAATCTTAAAATGACACAGTAGTTTTCCCAACTTATTAGAAAGTATATCTGTTGGTTACAGAAACATTTTTTAGGATAAGGATTAGAGATATTCCCTAGATAAATTGTATATGGTTGTCCAAGTGTTCATAggtaaatgagcaagggccgggtcatcacccccgtgacgcgccgtgtcgcgatctgggcacggtgtcaagtgagcaaggatcgggtcgtcgcatccttagtggcgctcCACATCGGCGCCTgggtgtggtgcaaaatgagcaagggttttcacacctacctcggcgggtgcgaagggtaaggaagctagtcgagccaactaggatccatttaggtagctggaatgtagggtcccttatgggtaagttaagagagttagtggacacatcggttaggtgtgtaaatatcttatgcgtccaagagactaaatggaaggggcagaaggcgaaggaggtggacaataccggcttcaagctATGGTACAtagggacaacttcaaataaaaatggagtaggagttttgattgataagagcctcaaggatggtgtggtggaggtgagaaggcaaggggataagatcatcttagttaaacttgtcattagtgatatggtcttaaacgtaattagtgtgTATGCCCTCCAAGTAGGtcatgatgagagtgctaagcagCTTTtttgggaagacttagatcgcttggttagagttgtccctagtagcgagctctttataggaggtgatcttatTGGCTATataggtacatcaagtgcaggtttcgaggcggttcatgggggtttcggatatggtagtaggaaccaggagggagaggaagtcttagacttcgctatagattttgatctgatgatagctaacactttctttcgtaagagacaatcccatttagtgacctttagtagcggtcagtactctagtcaaatcgactttgtccttacaaggagggataaacgaacatgcgtggattgtaaggtgatacctggagaatgtgtggtcgctcaaaacaagctggtggtggctgacttccgctttctggtgcaagctcgtgggaacaaa includes:
- the LOC136461556 gene encoding GDSL esterase/lipase At5g45920-like — protein: MRPRLVLFGDSITEQSFASGGWGAALTDRFARQADVVLRGLSGYNTRWALKVLPRAMEGAADAGADPAAVTVFFGANDASLPDQVQAHQHVTLQEYQSNLRAICASFKERWPSTAIILITPPPIYEPARIRDMYGEDDPSRQPERSNEAAGAYAQACIAVATELNHPVIDIWTKMQEFPDWQTSALSDGLHFTPAGNKILFDEVVKRLASIGFSQERLPSDLPLFHEIDPKDPMKAFGA
- the LOC136461554 gene encoding transcription factor GTE4-like isoform X2, coding for MASGPPSPSGKPYSRKSHASSKAPSIPSFDAHNGPLLPTVTFSLPSTTASRRELRRRLSAELSQVRAAAKRLNSLPAPAPSSALSATDPSTPLPPHPPASKHKSKKGGGAPHPHPHPHLSAEARRKLYAPVFKTCSALLQRLMKHKHSWVFNKPVDASALGLHDYHTVITKPMDLGTVKSKLGAGQYKSPREFAGDVRLTFQNAMTYNPKGQDVHFMAEQLLNMFEEKWPEIEAEVAELSPQPPTPSSAAPRKPKEIDNSRVLERSDSTVHAAGMEATLKTHTGRPPVLKKPKAREPNKRDMTFWEKQRLSNNLQDLPPEKLDNVVQIIKKRNLSLSQHDDEIEVDIDSFDVETLWELDRFVTNYRKSITKNKRKAELELSAVRPDEADPDQEPEKVEHARQDEPDQDQIPAVQEPIPEPEAVDVELPKENADDNERFVGESSPGHLEDQKGENAGRSSSSGSSSSDSGSSSSDTDSDSSSADGSDAGMLHNHPERSIYRPDVDGALERP
- the LOC136461554 gene encoding transcription factor GTE4-like isoform X1 gives rise to the protein MASGPPSPSGKPYSRKSHASSKAPSIPSFDAHNGPLLPTVTFSLPSTTASRRELRRRLSAELSQVRAAAKRLNSLPAPAPSSALSATDPSTPLPPHPPASKHKSKKGGGAPHPHPHPHLSAEARRKLYAPVFKTCSALLQRLMKHKHSWVFNKPVDASALGLHDYHTVITKPMDLGTVKSKLGAGQYKSPREFAGDVRLTFQNAMTYNPKGQDVHFMAEQLLNMFEEKWPEIEAEVAELSPQPPTPSSAAPRKPKEIDNSRVLERSDSTVHAAGMEATLKTHTGRPPVLKKPKAREPNKRDMTFWEKQRLSNNLQDLPPEKLDNVVQIIKKRNLSLSQHDDEIEVDIDSFDVETLWELDRFVTNYRKSITKNKRKAELELSAVRPDEADPDQEPEKVEHARQDEPDQDQIPAVQEPIPEPEAVDVELPKENAADDNERFVGESSPGHLEDQKGENAGRSSSSGSSSSDSGSSSSDTDSDSSSADGSDAGMLHNHPERSIYRPDVDGALERP